Proteins co-encoded in one Zootoca vivipara chromosome 3, rZooViv1.1, whole genome shotgun sequence genomic window:
- the LOC118082889 gene encoding LOW QUALITY PROTEIN: elongin-B-like (The sequence of the model RefSeq protein was modified relative to this genomic sequence to represent the inferred CDS: deleted 2 bases in 1 codon) — protein sequence MDVFLMIRRHKTTIFTDAKESSTVYELKRIVEGVLKRPPEEQRLLYKDDQLLDDGKTLGDCGFTSQTARPQALATVGLAFRASEDAFEPLRIDPFFSPPELPDVMKPQDSGSSANEQAVQ from the exons ATGGACGTCTTTTTAATGATCCGACGTCACAAGACAACCATCTTCACAGACGCCAAGGAGTCCAGTACGGTGTATGAGCTGAAAAGAATTGTTGAGGGGGTACTTAAGAGACCCCCAGAAGAACAAAGGCTA CTGTACAAGGATGACCAGCTGTTGGATGATGGCAAAACCCTTGGAGACTGTGGCTTCACCAGCCAGACAGCACGACCTCAGGCTCTAGCAACAGTTGGCTTGGCCTTCAGAGCCAGTGAAGATGCCTTTGAGCCCCTCCGCATTGACCCCTTCTTCAGCCCCCCAGAGCTCCCAGACGTGATGAAGCCCCAGGACTCCGGCAGCAGTGCCAACGAGCAAGCGGTGCAGTGA